A genomic window from Lactobacillus sp. ESL0677 includes:
- a CDS encoding PTS lactose/cellobiose transporter subunit IIA encodes MTSESKITKEEISMTGFAIVAYAGDARTYLMQAMDKASLGKITEAKDLVKKAEESINLAHNEQTKLLSKEADGNDLDVTFIMVHGQDTLMTTMLLKDEMKTIIDLYERVNNLEGKPIE; translated from the coding sequence ATGACATCCGAATCTAAAATTACTAAAGAAGAAATTTCGATGACAGGTTTTGCTATTGTGGCTTATGCAGGGGATGCCAGGACCTATCTAATGCAGGCAATGGATAAAGCAAGTCTGGGAAAGATTACTGAGGCAAAGGATTTAGTCAAAAAGGCAGAAGAATCAATTAATCTAGCTCATAATGAGCAAACTAAGTTACTCAGTAAAGAGGCAGACGGCAATGATCTGGACGTGACTTTTATTATGGTTCATGGTCAAGACACCTTGATGACCACGATGCTGTTAAAGGATGAAATGAAAACCATCATTGATTTGTATGAAAGAGTTAATAATTTGGAAGGAAAACCAATTGAATAA
- a CDS encoding PTS fructose transporter subunit IIB encodes MSRQVKFIAACGAGVNSSHQIKDAVEAEMRKRGYNVKVDAYMIKDVNEDLLSKYDGYLTIAKTDLSFTPKIPLIDAGPILYRIPAMAKPVYDNVEKVVKEIN; translated from the coding sequence ATGAGTAGACAAGTTAAGTTTATTGCGGCATGTGGTGCAGGAGTAAATTCATCGCATCAAATCAAGGATGCTGTTGAAGCAGAAATGAGAAAACGTGGCTACAACGTTAAAGTTGATGCTTATATGATTAAGGATGTTAATGAAGATTTATTGTCAAAATATGATGGCTATTTGACAATTGCTAAGACTGATCTTTCATTTACACCTAAAATTCCTTTGATTGATGCAGGACCAATTTTGTATCGTATTCCTGCAATGGCAAAACCAGTTTATGATAATGTGGAAAAAGTTGTTAAAGAAATTAATTAA
- the lacG gene encoding 6-phospho-beta-galactosidase has translation MTEFKFPDNFYFGGATAAYQCEGATNEDGKGEVIWDKYLREQNTINPNPSCDFYHRYSEDLALCNKFKINAIRVSIDWARIFPNGTGQVEPRGVAYYHHVFQECHKNGVEPFVTLHHFDTPQSLQDKGGWLSQEMLDAFLAYAKFCFKEYQNEVNYWITINEPTSMACQQYVSGTFPPAYHDQFSKCFQAEYNQNLVHAKIVNAYKEAGYKGKIGIVHALQTVYPASDSLGDQHAAALKDVLENRFYLDGTLSGKYSEKTLALIKEIITANDQEMIAIKAKDERILQKAARQLDFVGVNYYFSKFMKEYHGETEISHNGTGQKGTDVNRMKGVGEEVHPQDLPATDWDWIIYPQGILDQLKRINDNYPLVHEIYITENGMGYKDKFVSPDKLIDDTPRIKYLHDHLEKIAEAIEAGIPVCGYFVWSLQDMFSWTNGYSKRYGLFYVDFKTQARYPKASAYWYKKLAETRELPKK, from the coding sequence ATGACCGAGTTTAAATTTCCTGATAATTTCTATTTTGGTGGTGCAACCGCAGCTTATCAGTGCGAGGGTGCTACCAATGAAGATGGCAAAGGAGAAGTGATTTGGGATAAATATTTGCGTGAACAAAATACGATTAATCCTAATCCATCATGTGACTTTTATCATCGTTATTCTGAAGATTTGGCTTTATGCAACAAGTTTAAGATTAATGCAATTCGTGTTTCGATTGATTGGGCCCGAATTTTTCCGAATGGGACAGGTCAAGTAGAGCCACGTGGTGTAGCGTATTATCACCATGTCTTTCAAGAATGCCACAAAAATGGTGTTGAGCCATTTGTAACTTTACATCATTTTGATACGCCGCAGAGTTTACAGGACAAGGGAGGCTGGTTATCGCAAGAAATGCTTGATGCCTTTCTTGCATATGCCAAGTTCTGTTTTAAAGAATATCAAAATGAAGTTAATTATTGGATAACGATTAATGAGCCAACTTCAATGGCTTGTCAGCAGTATGTTAGTGGTACTTTCCCACCAGCTTATCACGATCAGTTTTCTAAATGTTTTCAAGCAGAATATAATCAAAATTTAGTGCATGCTAAGATTGTTAACGCTTATAAAGAAGCTGGTTATAAGGGGAAAATCGGTATTGTTCATGCTTTACAGACAGTTTATCCAGCTTCTGATAGCTTGGGAGATCAACATGCTGCTGCCTTAAAAGACGTTCTAGAAAACCGATTTTACTTGGATGGTACTTTATCTGGAAAATATTCTGAAAAAACTTTAGCTTTAATAAAAGAAATTATTACTGCAAACGATCAGGAAATGATTGCGATAAAAGCTAAAGATGAAAGGATTTTACAAAAAGCCGCACGGCAATTAGATTTTGTTGGTGTAAATTATTATTTCTCTAAGTTTATGAAAGAATACCATGGTGAGACTGAGATCAGTCATAATGGCACGGGTCAAAAGGGGACAGATGTCAATCGAATGAAGGGTGTGGGTGAAGAAGTTCATCCACAAGATTTGCCTGCGACAGATTGGGATTGGATAATTTATCCACAAGGAATACTTGATCAGCTCAAACGAATAAATGATAATTATCCGTTGGTTCATGAGATTTATATTACCGAAAATGGGATGGGCTATAAGGATAAATTTGTTAGTCCAGATAAATTGATTGATGACACTCCAAGGATCAAATATTTACACGATCATTTAGAAAAAATAGCTGAGGCAATTGAAGCAGGAATACCTGTTTGTGGTTACTTTGTTTGGTCTTTACAAGATATGTTTTCTTGGACAAATGGTTATTCAAAGCGCTACGGCCTGTTTTATGTTGATTTTAAAACTCAAGCAAGATATCCTAAGGCGAGTGCATATTGGTATAAGAAATTAGCAGAAACTAGAGAGTTACCAAAAAAGTAA
- a CDS encoding PTS lactose transporter subunit IIBC, with protein MNGFTKVMDKMKPSFEKIAANPYVSAIRDGFIAAMPIILFSSLFTLFAYVPNSWGFYWPKEVENAIMLPYNYSMGLLGLFVTATCAKNLTDYKNTGLPKTNQINAMNVILAAEISFIIIAIKVGKTGIDLTFLGTQGLIASYIVGLIIPNIYSVCVKHNITINMPDQVPQNISQTFKDIFPMAFSVGLFWIIQMVLAKAFGANLSECIINLLSPLFRAGDTYGGLALIAGAMAFFWFIGVQGPSIVTPAVAAIEMSNVGLNQQLMHAGVQATHVLVLNTQDYVMNMGGTGSTLIVPFLFLLLAKSEQNKAVGKAAVIPGCFSVNEPILFGAPIIMNPVFFVPFLITPMFNVCLFKFFVSTLHMNSIIATLPWTVPAPIGIIVGTGFAPLSFVYVILALIADVLIWLPFFRFYDNDLYKKEQADAAKLVTATDTPAQAVTENVSLNSETTTETQTASDETLTQDTNIMVICAGGGTSGILAKALNKMAKERNLPLHAAARAYGQHMDIIHDMDLIILAPQMDSMKDNLAQIANNDGSKLVTTTGRQYIELTQNPDQAFQFVMDSLKNDEGDK; from the coding sequence ATGAATGGCTTTACAAAAGTAATGGATAAAATGAAACCATCTTTTGAAAAAATAGCAGCTAACCCATATGTTTCTGCTATCAGAGATGGGTTCATCGCAGCCATGCCAATAATTTTATTTTCAAGTTTGTTTACGTTATTTGCATATGTTCCAAATTCTTGGGGCTTTTATTGGCCTAAAGAAGTAGAAAATGCGATTATGCTGCCATATAACTATTCAATGGGGCTGTTAGGATTATTTGTAACTGCAACTTGTGCTAAAAACTTAACGGATTACAAGAATACTGGCTTGCCTAAAACTAACCAAATTAATGCAATGAATGTTATTTTAGCAGCTGAAATTTCGTTTATTATTATTGCAATTAAGGTTGGTAAAACAGGAATTGACTTGACATTTTTGGGTACACAAGGATTGATTGCATCTTATATTGTTGGCTTGATTATACCTAATATTTATTCTGTTTGTGTTAAGCATAATATTACAATTAATATGCCAGACCAAGTACCGCAAAATATTTCTCAAACTTTTAAAGATATTTTTCCAATGGCATTTTCAGTTGGTCTGTTTTGGATAATTCAAATGGTTTTAGCTAAAGCATTTGGTGCTAACTTATCTGAATGTATTATTAACTTGCTTTCACCATTGTTTAGAGCCGGCGATACTTATGGCGGGTTAGCATTAATTGCCGGTGCGATGGCTTTCTTCTGGTTTATTGGTGTTCAAGGGCCATCAATTGTTACGCCAGCCGTTGCTGCGATTGAAATGTCTAATGTTGGTTTAAACCAACAGTTAATGCATGCTGGTGTCCAAGCAACTCATGTTTTAGTTCTTAATACACAAGATTATGTTATGAATATGGGTGGTACTGGTTCTACTCTGATTGTTCCGTTCCTATTTTTATTACTTGCAAAGTCAGAGCAAAATAAGGCAGTTGGTAAAGCGGCTGTTATCCCTGGTTGCTTTTCAGTTAATGAACCAATTCTGTTTGGTGCACCAATTATTATGAACCCAGTCTTTTTCGTTCCGTTTTTGATAACGCCAATGTTTAATGTCTGCTTGTTTAAGTTCTTTGTTTCTACTTTACATATGAACAGTATTATTGCCACATTGCCATGGACGGTTCCGGCACCTATTGGGATTATTGTCGGTACAGGTTTTGCACCATTATCATTTGTTTATGTGATTTTAGCATTGATTGCGGATGTTTTGATTTGGCTCCCATTCTTCCGCTTTTATGACAATGACTTGTACAAGAAGGAACAAGCAGATGCAGCTAAATTAGTTACCGCTACTGATACACCTGCTCAAGCTGTTACAGAAAATGTAAGTCTTAACAGTGAAACGACTACTGAAACTCAAACTGCTTCAGATGAAACCTTAACCCAGGACACTAATATTATGGTGATTTGTGCAGGGGGTGGTACTTCTGGCATTTTGGCTAAAGCTTTGAACAAAATGGCCAAAGAACGTAATTTACCGTTACACGCTGCAGCTCGTGCTTACGGGCAACACATGGATATTATTCATGATATGGATTTAATTATTTTAGCGCCACAAATGGACAGCATGAAGGATAATTTAGCACAGATTGCCAATAATGACGGTAGTAAGCTGGTCACAACAACTGGACGCCAATATATCGAACTAACGCAGAATCCAGATCAAGCTTTCCAATTCGTAATGGACAGTTTAAAAAATGATGAGGGAGATAAATAA
- a CDS encoding PTS transporter subunit IIC, whose amino-acid sequence MNGIINFANSLFKPLIDMGAATIMLIVLTLIAILFKVKFSKALEGGMKLAIAITAIGNIMNMLTTSFQKPMQQFVQHTGIHMDMQDMGWAPLATITWGSPYTLFYLLVLIVLNVVLLVLDKTNTLDVDIFDVWHLAFDGLFCVYVGAPLWLSTLLVLFIGTMKIINSDLMKPTFNDLLDAPEGNPMTTTHMNYMMNPIIMVFNKFFDKCLPWLDKFDFDSTKLNEKIGFWGSRFAIGVYLGVFVSLLAGNNFATEEGWKDMFTLSFVGGSCIELFSVIGSWFIASVEPLSQGIADFATKKFSGRTFNIGLDWPFLAGRSEIWAAANVLAPIMMLEAMILPGNRLMPLGGIIAMGVTPALLVVTRGKIIRMIIIGTIELPIFLWAGTMVGPFVTNMAHSVGAAIPAHTMVSDTTMEGPVEKYLAYLVGNAWKQHGMFIVYALLALAAYLLLFMWYAKEMKKRNAEYAAAAKK is encoded by the coding sequence ATGAATGGGATTATTAATTTTGCTAACTCACTTTTTAAGCCATTAATTGATATGGGTGCTGCAACAATTATGTTAATTGTTTTAACATTAATTGCTATTTTATTTAAAGTAAAATTTAGTAAGGCACTTGAAGGTGGTATGAAATTAGCGATTGCGATTACAGCTATCGGTAATATTATGAACATGTTAACTACATCGTTCCAAAAGCCGATGCAGCAATTCGTTCAACATACAGGAATTCACATGGATATGCAGGATATGGGGTGGGCTCCTCTAGCAACGATTACTTGGGGATCGCCGTATACACTCTTTTATCTTCTAGTTCTGATTGTGTTAAATGTTGTACTACTTGTCTTAGATAAAACCAATACATTAGATGTCGATATTTTTGATGTTTGGCACTTAGCATTTGATGGGCTGTTCTGTGTTTATGTTGGTGCTCCACTTTGGTTATCAACATTATTGGTATTATTCATTGGTACAATGAAGATTATTAATTCTGATTTAATGAAGCCAACTTTTAATGATCTTCTTGATGCCCCTGAGGGCAACCCAATGACCACTACACACATGAACTATATGATGAATCCAATTATCATGGTCTTTAACAAGTTCTTTGATAAATGCTTACCATGGTTAGATAAGTTTGACTTTGACTCCACTAAGTTAAATGAAAAGATTGGCTTTTGGGGTAGTAGATTTGCAATTGGTGTTTATTTAGGTGTCTTTGTATCCTTACTTGCTGGTAACAATTTTGCTACCGAAGAAGGTTGGAAAGATATGTTCACTCTATCATTTGTAGGTGGTTCATGTATTGAACTGTTCTCAGTAATTGGATCATGGTTTATTGCTTCAGTTGAACCATTATCACAAGGTATTGCTGATTTTGCTACCAAGAAATTCTCTGGCCGTACATTCAACATTGGACTTGACTGGCCATTCTTAGCTGGCCGTTCAGAAATTTGGGCAGCAGCTAATGTTTTGGCACCAATTATGATGCTTGAAGCTATGATTCTTCCAGGGAACAGATTGATGCCTTTAGGTGGTATTATTGCCATGGGTGTAACCCCAGCTTTGCTAGTAGTTACTCGTGGTAAGATTATTCGGATGATTATTATCGGAACAATTGAATTACCTATCTTCCTTTGGGCTGGTACAATGGTTGGTCCATTTGTAACTAATATGGCTCATTCAGTAGGTGCTGCAATTCCTGCACATACAATGGTTTCAGATACTACTATGGAAGGACCTGTTGAAAAATACTTGGCTTACTTAGTAGGTAATGCATGGAAGCAACATGGTATGTTTATTGTTTATGCTCTACTTGCACTTGCTGCTTATTTACTATTATTCATGTGGTACGCTAAAGAAATGAAGAAGCGTAATGCTGAATATGCTGCAGCTGCTAAAAAATAA
- a CDS encoding PRD domain-containing protein — MFKVVQVLNNNVAVVRDNDDEQEIVMGRGLAFQKKKGDIIADTKVAKVFALQDSHTVSDLTTLLANIPLDFITESYDLIKRAQDKYGFQVETYINVTLTTHLFAAYQRMQRHEETINYLPDLSSNYPLAYQIADDFMTYFQKELGISFPSYEKKSIALHFINAHIDQPEHKSRYPNPNSQVVEIVEKELARNHLVRNSKNDGDFDRLLIHLKYFVVRLHDPQNKELIVSQKMIAEIKAEYSQAWAIVDRITEQIRQKLNVSLSMTEKMYLTIHIERLLQEEKDDIRI, encoded by the coding sequence ATGTTTAAAGTAGTTCAAGTGTTGAACAATAATGTGGCCGTTGTTCGTGATAACGATGATGAGCAAGAAATTGTTATGGGTAGAGGATTAGCCTTTCAAAAAAAGAAGGGTGACATAATCGCTGATACCAAAGTAGCCAAAGTTTTTGCATTACAAGATTCGCATACTGTTTCGGACTTAACGACGCTTTTAGCTAATATTCCATTGGACTTTATCACTGAAAGCTATGACTTGATTAAACGAGCTCAAGATAAATATGGTTTTCAAGTGGAAACGTATATTAATGTCACTCTGACAACCCACCTGTTTGCCGCATACCAACGTATGCAGCGTCATGAGGAGACCATTAATTATTTACCTGATTTAAGTTCTAATTATCCGTTGGCTTACCAAATTGCAGATGACTTTATGACCTACTTTCAAAAGGAATTGGGTATCAGTTTTCCTAGTTATGAAAAAAAGAGCATTGCACTTCACTTCATAAATGCGCATATTGATCAACCCGAGCATAAGTCTCGTTATCCTAATCCCAACAGTCAAGTGGTTGAAATTGTTGAAAAAGAATTAGCTCGTAATCATTTAGTACGCAATTCTAAAAATGATGGCGATTTTGATCGTTTGTTAATTCATTTAAAGTATTTTGTTGTTCGATTGCATGATCCACAAAATAAAGAATTAATTGTTTCGCAAAAGATGATTGCTGAAATTAAAGCTGAATATTCACAGGCTTGGGCAATTGTTGATAGGATAACGGAGCAGATTAGGCAGAAGTTAAATGTTAGTCTTTCAATGACAGAAAAAATGTATTTAACAATTCATATTGAGCGTTTATTACAGGAGGAAAAAGATGACATCCGAATCTAA
- a CDS encoding PTS sugar transporter subunit IIA, with protein MSINSLFSPESVFVSEKTSSEAIFKEVSNKLFDEKCVKEAFFSEILKREKLYPTGIDTSPISENLPNIAVPHTEGEFVTTRLIVPVALKTPVCFKNMIAPDQDLQVKFLFMILNNDPEGQANILAQIMDFLRLTPVSKLQKLFNFTSTDKIYQFMSENFKK; from the coding sequence TTGAGCATAAATAGTTTGTTTTCACCAGAATCAGTATTTGTTAGTGAAAAGACAAGTTCAGAAGCTATTTTTAAGGAAGTTTCCAACAAATTATTTGACGAAAAATGTGTTAAGGAAGCTTTTTTCTCCGAAATTTTGAAGAGAGAAAAATTATATCCTACTGGCATTGATACGTCACCAATTTCTGAAAACTTACCTAATATTGCTGTTCCTCATACTGAAGGTGAATTTGTTACTACAAGACTAATTGTGCCGGTGGCATTGAAGACACCGGTTTGCTTTAAAAATATGATTGCACCAGATCAGGATTTGCAAGTTAAATTCTTGTTTATGATCTTAAATAATGATCCTGAGGGGCAGGCTAATATATTAGCTCAAATTATGGATTTCTTGCGTTTGACTCCAGTTTCAAAATTACAAAAGTTATTTAATTTCACTTCAACTGATAAAATTTATCAGTTTATGAGTGAAAATTTTAAAAAATAG
- a CDS encoding SIS domain-containing protein produces the protein MFSKTDEELEQLSARITTREIEQQPQLWQETWSIYQDKKAEIQAFLDKINQKWGKVRVIFTGAGTSAYVGNTIMPYLQRHGDRTKYNFESIDTTKIVSTPKDYLEAETPTILVSFARSGDSPESVATVELAKKIVKHLYQIAITCAPEGQLAKDLKGDTAGLVVLTPAKSLDQGFAMTGSFSCMSLTALLIFDTLDEQRKEKIIGEIAQMGKSVIAREPEIQSLVDTDFNRITYIGSGSLGGLAEETRLKILELTAGEVAALFDTSMGLRHGPKSFLDGKTIVFDYVSNNSYTRQYDLDILTEIKGDDIVPLVMAVGQEKDGQNFAGKSFTFEADELLPDAYLALPDVMFGQTIALLTSIKVNNKPDTPSPTGTVNRVVKGVTIHKFIG, from the coding sequence ATGTTTTCAAAAACAGATGAGGAATTAGAGCAACTTAGTGCGCGCATTACGACCCGTGAAATAGAGCAACAACCACAATTGTGGCAAGAGACTTGGTCAATTTATCAAGATAAAAAGGCAGAAATTCAAGCTTTTTTGGATAAGATCAATCAAAAATGGGGCAAAGTACGGGTAATCTTTACTGGGGCCGGGACGAGTGCCTATGTTGGCAATACTATCATGCCGTATCTGCAGCGACATGGCGATCGGACTAAGTATAATTTTGAATCAATTGACACTACTAAAATTGTTTCCACACCTAAAGATTATCTTGAAGCAGAAACGCCGACTATTTTGGTTTCCTTTGCACGCAGCGGTGATTCGCCGGAGTCAGTGGCAACAGTTGAATTAGCTAAAAAAATCGTGAAGCACTTATACCAAATTGCCATCACTTGTGCTCCAGAAGGGCAATTAGCTAAAGACTTAAAGGGCGATACAGCAGGGTTAGTTGTATTAACGCCAGCTAAATCCCTAGATCAAGGCTTTGCGATGACTGGTTCATTTTCATGTATGAGCTTAACGGCGCTACTGATTTTTGATACGCTAGATGAGCAGCGTAAAGAAAAGATCATTGGTGAAATTGCTCAAATGGGGAAGAGTGTGATTGCGCGTGAGCCAGAAATTCAATCATTGGTCGATACTGATTTTAACCGGATTACATACATTGGCAGTGGTAGTTTAGGTGGCTTGGCTGAAGAAACGCGGCTAAAGATTTTGGAATTAACTGCTGGTGAGGTAGCAGCCTTATTTGACACATCAATGGGGTTGCGTCATGGTCCTAAGTCGTTTTTAGACGGCAAGACAATTGTTTTTGATTATGTTTCTAATAATTCATATACTAGACAATATGATCTGGATATTTTAACCGAGATTAAAGGCGACGACATTGTGCCGTTGGTTATGGCAGTTGGTCAAGAAAAGGACGGACAAAATTTTGCGGGTAAATCCTTTACTTTTGAAGCTGATGAGTTATTGCCCGATGCTTATCTAGCACTGCCCGATGTCATGTTTGGTCAGACGATTGCGTTATTAACTTCGATTAAAGTTAACAATAAGCCGGACACGCCATCTCCGACGGGGACAGTTAACCGAGTAGTTAAGGGTGTAACTATTCATAAATTTATTGGATAA
- a CDS encoding GntR family transcriptional regulator: protein MQKPLYRQVISDLEKRIGQLKPNDKLPSERQLLMQYSVSRNTIRLALQDLEERGLIYRLHGKGTFVSSMYLNQTNIGGMYSFSEEVKRAGQKATTKNYSLELVVPSKQIAEQLNLNEGEQTYKLVRIRLANDEPQILSTTYLPEPLFPDLKLSDLQVDPLYSVLKNKYHQLSVMAFEDVQAVSLTAVECKFLAEKVGAPSLKIYRKTINEKNIPVEFTISLARGDRFIYRSRQYNHLI, encoded by the coding sequence ATGCAAAAACCATTATATCGGCAAGTTATTTCAGATTTAGAAAAAAGAATTGGCCAACTAAAGCCAAATGATAAGTTACCCAGTGAGCGGCAGTTGTTAATGCAGTATTCTGTTAGTCGCAATACGATTAGATTAGCGCTGCAGGACTTAGAAGAACGGGGCTTAATCTATCGATTGCATGGCAAAGGCACTTTTGTGTCAAGCATGTACCTTAATCAAACTAATATCGGCGGGATGTATTCTTTCTCAGAGGAAGTCAAACGCGCGGGGCAAAAAGCAACTACCAAAAATTACAGCTTAGAATTGGTAGTACCTAGTAAGCAAATTGCTGAGCAATTGAACTTAAATGAGGGTGAGCAAACCTATAAGTTAGTCCGTATTCGCTTAGCCAATGATGAGCCGCAAATTTTAAGTACAACATATTTACCAGAACCACTTTTTCCAGATCTTAAGCTTAGTGACTTACAGGTTGACCCTCTCTATAGTGTGTTAAAAAACAAGTATCACCAACTTAGTGTGATGGCTTTTGAAGATGTTCAGGCTGTGAGTTTGACTGCTGTTGAATGTAAATTCTTGGCAGAAAAAGTTGGCGCTCCTAGTTTAAAAATTTATCGTAAGACGATTAATGAAAAAAATATTCCTGTTGAATTCACAATCTCGTTAGCTCGCGGGGACAGGTTTATTTATCGTTCAAGACAGTACAATCATTTAATTTGA